The following nucleotide sequence is from Mycobacterium sp. 3519A.
AGCGCCGCGGCTGCCGGTTACGCGGGCGCGATCCCGGACCGCGTCGTGCTGATCGGACACTCGCTGGGCGGCGGCGCAGTGATCGGTATCGCGGGCGCGATGGCGGGCAAGCCTTCCGAGCAGAAGCTCGCCGGGGTCATCATGCTCGACGGTGTCCCGTTCGACCCCAAGGCCGCGGAGAAGATCGGGGACGTCGACGACAGCATCCCGATCTACAACCTGGCGGCGCCGCGGTACTTCTGGAACCAGTTCGGCGTCGGCACCGACGCGCTGCTCGCGGCGCGGCCGGGGAAGTTCATCGGCGTCACCCTGGTCGGCGGATCGCACGTCGATTCGATGCGTGGCGGCAACCCGCTGATCCAGTTCGGCCAGGAACTCGTCGCCGGGTTCGTCCGACCGGCCAACGGCGACGCGGCGCAGATGCTGATGATCGACTGGGCCAACGAGATGTTCGACGGCATCCAGCGGGACCCGATCACCGACCCGTTCACGATCGACACCCCGTCCGGCGTGGCCACCGCAATGCCGCTGCCCAACTCGTTGACCAAGCCCTTCATCCTCAATCCGTTGCAGTCGCTGGTGTCGCTGGGCACCGGTTACTTCACGATCGAACCTGCCTGCGTGCGGGAGTCGATTGCCGCGAGCGCCTGCACGTCGGAATCGGTCGCCGCATGACGAGTTACCGCTGGGGGGCGTACCAGACCCAGGTTTTGGCGTAAAACCTCACAGCAACACGGCGCTATCTCTTGACGGAAAGGGGTAAACGAGCCAATCTGTTGGGCAGCAATGTGTGTATGGGTTAGTGATCGAGTCGCCAGCCAGCGCCCGGTGAGTCCTGCATGCAGTGGTTGAGGAATACGCCGTCCTGCGGTACTGTTGGACGTTGCGCTGGCTGCATCCTGCCCACCTAAACCCGCACCTGACACCGATGTCCTGGCCTGAGCCCCGCTCAGTGACCTAGTCGCGTGCCGTGCGTTCGGGGAGTTTGTGGTCGAGAGAGGCCAGCCAAACCGACGCAGATAGCGACTATTCGGATAGGGCAAAGCCTGGCACCGAAACCGTCGCATGAGGTGCTGGAAGGATGCATCTTGGCAGGGTCCCGCCAGATCAAGTCAGCAGTAGCTAATCCCAATAACTCCGTTCCCGGAGCACCCAACCGAGTTTCTTTCGCCAAGCTTCGTGAGCCTCTCGAGGTTCCGGGGCTGCTTGACATCCAGACCGAGTCGTTCGACTGGCTGGTCGGCTCAGACTCGTGGCGCGAGAAGGCCAAGGCCCGCGGCGACGTCAGTCCCGTCGGCGGCCTCGAAGAGGTGCTGGCCGAGTTGTCGCCGATCGAGGACTTCTCCGGCTCGATGTCGTTGTCGTTCTCAGACCCGCGCTTCGACGAGGTGAAGGCTCCGGTCGACGAGTGCAAAGACAAGGACATGACGTACGCGGCTCCGCTGTTCGTCACGGCCGAGTTCATCAACAACAACACCGGTGAGATCAAGAGCCAGACGGTCTTCATGGGCGACTTCCCGATGATGACCGAGAAGGGCACGTTCATCATCAACGGCACCGAGCGTGTCGTGGTGAGCCAGCTGGTCCGCTCGCCGGGTGTGTACTTCGACGAGACCATCGACAAGTCCACCGAGAAGACGCTGCACAGCGTCAAGGTGATCCCCGGCCGCGGTGCGTGGCTGGAGTTCGACGTCGACAAGCGCGACACCGTCGGCGTCCGCATCGACCGTAAGCGCCGTCAGCCGGTCACCGTGCTGCTGAAGGCGCTCGGCTGGACCAACGAGCAGATCGTCGAGCGCTTCGGCTTCTCCGAGATCATGATGGGGACGCTGGAGAAGGACAACACCGCAGGCACCGACGAGGCGCTGCTGGACATCTACCGCAAGCTGCGGCCGGGTGAACCGCCCACCAAGGAGTCCGCGCAGACCCTGCTGGAGAACCTGTTCTTCAAGGAGAAGCGCTACGACCTGGCCCGGGTGGGCCGCTACAAGGTCAACAAGAAGCTCGGCCTGCATGCGGGTGAGCCGATCACCAGCTCGACGCTCACCGAAGAGGATGTCGTCGCCACCATCGAGTACCTGGTGCGCCTGCACGAGGGCCAGACCACGATGACCGTCCCCGGCGGTGTCGAGGTCCCGGTGGAGACCGACGACATCGACCACTTCGGCAACCGTCGTCTGCGTACCGTCGGCGAGCTGATCCAGAACCAGATCCGGGTCGGCCTGTCCCGCATGGAGCGCGTCGTGCGCGAGCGCATGACCACTCAGGACGTCGAGGCGATCACGCCGCAGACCCTGATCAACATCCGTCCCGTCGTGGCGGCGATCAAGGAGTTCTTCGGCACCAGCCAGCTGAGCCAGTTCATGGACCAGAACAACCCGCTGTCGGGCCTGACCCACAAGCGTCGTCTGTCGGCGCTGGGCCCCGGCGGTCTGTCCCGTGAACGCGCCGGCCTCGAGGTCCGCGACGTGCACTCCAGCCACTACGGCCGGATGTGCCCGATCGAGACGCCGGAAGGCCCGAACATCGGCCTGATCGGTTCGTTGGCGACCTACGCGCGGGTCAACCCGTTCGGGTTCATCGAGACGCCGTACCGCAAGGTCGTCGACGGTGTGATCACCGACCAGATCGACTACCTGACCGCCGACGAGGAGGACCGCCACGTCGTGGCGCAGGCCAACTCGCCGATCGACGAGAACGGCCGCTTCGTCGAGGAGCGGGTGTTGGTCCGTCGTAAGGGCGGCGAGGTCGAGTTCGTCTCGGCGACCGAGGTCGACTACATGGACGTCTCACCGCGCCAGATGGTGTCGGTCGCGACGGCGATGATCCCGTTCCTCGAGCACGACGACGCCAACCGTGCCCTGATGGGTGCCAACATGCAGCGCCAGGCGGTTCCGCTGGTGCGCAGCGAGGCTCCGCTGGTCGGCACCGGTATGGAGTTGCGCGCCGCGATCGACGCGGGTGACGTTGTCGTCGCCGACAAGGCGGGCGTCATCGAGGAGGTCTCGGCCGACTACATCACCGTGATGGCCGACGACGGCACCCGGCACACCTACCGGATGCGCAAGTTCGCCCGGTCCAACCACGGCACCTGCGCCAACCAGCGTCCGATTGTGGACGCCGGGCAGCGTGTCGAGGCGGGTCAGGTCATCGCCGACGGGCCGTGCACCGAGAACGGTGAGATGGCGCTTGGCAAGAACCTGCTCGTGGCGATCATGCCGTGGGAAGGACACAACTACGAGGACGCGATCATCCTCTCCAACCGCCTGGTAGAAGAGGACGTGCTCACCTCGATTCACATCGAGGAGCACGAGATCGATGCCCGCGACACCAAGCTGGGCGCCGAGGAGATCACCCGGGACATCCCGAACGTCTCCGATGAGGTGCTGGCCGACCTCGACGAGCGCGGCATCGTCCGCATCGGCGCCGAGGTCCGCGACGGCGACATCCTGGTCGGCAAGGTCACCCCGAAGGGTGAGACCGAGCTGACCCCGGAGGAGCGGCTGCTCCGCGCGATCTTCGGTGAGAAGGCGCGCGAGGTCCGCGACACGTCGCTGAAGGTGCCGCACGGTGAGTCCGGCAAGGTCATCGGCATCCGGGTGTTCTCCCGCGAGGACGACGACGAGCTGCCCGCCGGCGTCAACGAGTTGGTCCGCGTGTACGTCGCGCAGAAGCGCAAGATCTCCGACGGCGACAAGCTGGCCGGACGCCACGGCAACAAGGGCGTCATCGGCAAGATCCTGCCCGTCGAGGACATGCCGTTCCTGCCGGACGGCACGCCGGTCGACATCATCCTGAACACGCACGGTGTGCCGCGACGGATGAACATCGGCCAGATCCTGGAGACCCACCTCGGCTGGGCGGCGAAGGCCGGCTGGAAGATCGAGGGTTCCCCGGACTGGGCGGCCAACCTGCCCGAGGACATGCTGGAGGTCGAACCGAACAGCATCGTCTCGACGCCGGTGTTCGACGGTGCCCGCGAGGCCGAGCTTCAGGGTCTGTTGGCGTCGACGCTGCCAAGCCGCGACGGCGAGCAGTTGGTCGACGAGGACGGTAAGGCGAAGCTGTTCGACGGTCGCAGTGGCGAGCCGTTCCCGTATCCGGTGACGGTCGGCTACATGTACATCCTCAAGCTGCACCACCTGGTGGACGACAAGATCCACGCCCGTTCCACTGGTCCGTACTCGATGATCACCCAGCAGCCGCTGGGCGGTAAGGCGCAGTTCGGTGGCCAGCGGTTCGGTGAGATGGAGTGCTGGGCCATGCAGGCCTACGGCGCGGCGTACACGCTGCAGGAGCTGTTGACCATCAAGTCCGACGACACCGTCGGTCGGGTCAAGGTGTACGAGGCGATCGTCAAGGGCGAGAACATCCCCGAGCCGGGCATTCCGGAGTCGTTCAAGGTGCTGCTCAAGGAGTTGCAGTCGCTGTGCCTGAACGTCGAGGTGCTGTCCAGCGACGGCGCGGCGATCGAGATGCGTGACGGTGACGACGAGGACCTGGAGCGCGCTGCGGCGAACTTGGGAATC
It contains:
- a CDS encoding DNA-directed RNA polymerase subunit beta, whose product is MAGSRQIKSAVANPNNSVPGAPNRVSFAKLREPLEVPGLLDIQTESFDWLVGSDSWREKAKARGDVSPVGGLEEVLAELSPIEDFSGSMSLSFSDPRFDEVKAPVDECKDKDMTYAAPLFVTAEFINNNTGEIKSQTVFMGDFPMMTEKGTFIINGTERVVVSQLVRSPGVYFDETIDKSTEKTLHSVKVIPGRGAWLEFDVDKRDTVGVRIDRKRRQPVTVLLKALGWTNEQIVERFGFSEIMMGTLEKDNTAGTDEALLDIYRKLRPGEPPTKESAQTLLENLFFKEKRYDLARVGRYKVNKKLGLHAGEPITSSTLTEEDVVATIEYLVRLHEGQTTMTVPGGVEVPVETDDIDHFGNRRLRTVGELIQNQIRVGLSRMERVVRERMTTQDVEAITPQTLINIRPVVAAIKEFFGTSQLSQFMDQNNPLSGLTHKRRLSALGPGGLSRERAGLEVRDVHSSHYGRMCPIETPEGPNIGLIGSLATYARVNPFGFIETPYRKVVDGVITDQIDYLTADEEDRHVVAQANSPIDENGRFVEERVLVRRKGGEVEFVSATEVDYMDVSPRQMVSVATAMIPFLEHDDANRALMGANMQRQAVPLVRSEAPLVGTGMELRAAIDAGDVVVADKAGVIEEVSADYITVMADDGTRHTYRMRKFARSNHGTCANQRPIVDAGQRVEAGQVIADGPCTENGEMALGKNLLVAIMPWEGHNYEDAIILSNRLVEEDVLTSIHIEEHEIDARDTKLGAEEITRDIPNVSDEVLADLDERGIVRIGAEVRDGDILVGKVTPKGETELTPEERLLRAIFGEKAREVRDTSLKVPHGESGKVIGIRVFSREDDDELPAGVNELVRVYVAQKRKISDGDKLAGRHGNKGVIGKILPVEDMPFLPDGTPVDIILNTHGVPRRMNIGQILETHLGWAAKAGWKIEGSPDWAANLPEDMLEVEPNSIVSTPVFDGAREAELQGLLASTLPSRDGEQLVDEDGKAKLFDGRSGEPFPYPVTVGYMYILKLHHLVDDKIHARSTGPYSMITQQPLGGKAQFGGQRFGEMECWAMQAYGAAYTLQELLTIKSDDTVGRVKVYEAIVKGENIPEPGIPESFKVLLKELQSLCLNVEVLSSDGAAIEMRDGDDEDLERAAANLGINLSRNESASVEDLA